One Amblyomma americanum isolate KBUSLIRL-KWMA chromosome 8, ASM5285725v1, whole genome shotgun sequence DNA window includes the following coding sequences:
- the LOC144102421 gene encoding uncharacterized protein LOC144102421, which produces MPTAEHPAFKEPTDTFPVEMKSGQTTSTASAAEGTGGKNAVDIPPAEKPNDLKSPDVPVEAKPETAPPPEKKGLFSRFWSSKKAPAPVQATKPAAPEGIAPISETKPEAPEGGRKTPEVPGPEKPGWKEAVDPHSAGKRSGRNTPEIPTVEHPTLKVTGEPFSAGKKSGQATPTATSVERAVEKNVADVPPAEKPSGQKPPDVPADAKPE; this is translated from the exons ATGCCTACTGCGGAGCACCCGGCCTTCAAGGAGCCAACAGACACCTTTCCAGTTGAAATGAAAA GTGGGCAAACAACCTCGACGGCCTCTGCGGCGGAGGGGACCGGTGGCAAGAATGCCGTCGACATTCCTCCAGCGGAAAAACCCA ATGATCTGAAATCTCCAGATGTGCCTGTGGAGGCGAAGCCAGA GACCGCTCCACCGCCCGAAAAGAAAGGATTGTTCTCAAGATTCTGGAGCTCAAAGAAGGCGCCAGCGCCCGTGCAAGCGACTAAGCCTGCAGCTCCGGAAGGTATAGCGCCTATCTCAGAAACTAAACCTGAAGCTCCCGAAG GCGGACGGAAAACACCGGAAGTCCCTGGGCCGGAGAAGCCGGGCTGGAAAGAAGCCGTTGATCCTCATTCGGCCGGAAAGAGAA GTGGGAGGAATACCCCTGAAATACCTACCGTGGAGCACCCAACCTTGAAGGTCACAGGCGAACCCTTTTCGGCTGGGAAGAAAA GTGGGCAAGCTACACCCACGGCCACTTCCGTGGAGAGGGCAGTTGAGAAGAACGTTGCCGACGTTCCTCCGGCGGAGAAACCAA GTGGACAGAAACCTCCCGATGTGCCTGCAGATGCCAAGCCAGAGTGA